The Populus alba chromosome 6, ASM523922v2, whole genome shotgun sequence genome contains a region encoding:
- the LOC118030755 gene encoding aminopeptidase M1 — protein MDQFKGQARLPKFAIPKRYDIRLKPDLTACTFAGSVAIDLDIVENTNFIVLNAADLSINSASVSYSSSSKVLQPLKVDLVEADEILVLEFAETLPIGIGVLDIVFDGVLNDKMKGFYRSTYEINGEKKNMAVTQFEPADARRCFPCWDEPACKATFKITLEVPAELVALSNMPIIEEKVNGDLKTVSYQETPIMSTYLVAIVVGLFDYVEDHTSDGVKVRVYCQVGKTKQGNFALHVAVKTLELFKGYFAVPYALPKLDMIAIPDFAAGAMENYGLVTYRETALLYDDQHSAAANKQRVATVVAHELAHQWFGNLVTMEWWTHLWLNEGFATWVSYLATDSLFPDWKIWTQFLDECTEGLKLDGLAESHPIEVDINHASEIDEIFDAISYRKGASVIRMLQSYLGAESFQRSLASYIKKHAYSNAKTEDLWAALEEGSGEPVNKLMNSWTRQQGYPVVSVKLKDQKLEFEQSQFLSSGAPGDGQWIVPITLCCCSYDARKSFLLQTKSETKDVKELLGSCQVGSGSSWIKVNVEQTGFYRVKYDEELRARLGCAIEKKNLTETDRFGILDDSFALCMARQQSLTSLLTLMGAYREELEYIVLSNLINISSKVGRIAADATPDLKDDINQFFINLLQFSAEKLGWDPKQGESHLDAMIRGEVLTALAYFRHDLTLDEASRRFHAFLEDRNTPLLPPDIRKAAYVAVMQRVSTSNRSDYDSLLQVYRETDLSQEKTRILGSIASCPDPNIILEALNFLLTSEVRSQDAVFGLAVSKEGRETAWAWLKDKWDHISKTWGSGFLLARFVNMIVSPFASFEKAKEVEEFFASRTKPAISRTLKQSIERVHINANWVQSIQKETNLGEVVKELVFRKY, from the exons ATGGATCAGTTCAAAGGACAGGCACGCCTCCCAAAATTCGCCATCCCTAAACGCTACGACATCCGCCTCAAACCCGATTTAACCGCCTGCACTTTCGCTGGCTCCGTCGCGATCGATCTCGATATCGTTGAAAACACCAACTTCATCGTCCTCAACGCTGCTGACCTCTCCATCAACTCTGCTTCCGTCTcctactcctcctcctccaag GTTTTGCAACCATTGAAAGTTGACTTGGTTGAAGCAGATGAGATATTGGTGTTGGAATTTGCGGAAACGCTTCCGATTGGGATTGGAGTTCTTGACATTGTATTTGATGGTGTTTTGAATGACAAAATGAaaggtttttacagaag TACTTATGAGATTAATGGAGAGAAGAAGAACATGGCCGTCACGCAGTTTGAGCCTGCTGATGCTAGAAGATGTTTTCCGTGTTGGGATGAGCCTGCTTGCAAG GCTACATTCAAGATCACATTGGAAGTGCCAGCTGAACTTGTGGCTCTTTCTAATATGCCGATTATCGAGGAGAAAGTGAATGGAGATTTGAAGACGGTTTCATATCAAGAAACGCCTATCATGTCTACTTATTTGGTTGCAATTGTCGTTGGCCTGTTTGATTATGTGGAAGATCATACATCTGATG GGGTGAAAGTTCGTGTATATTGTCAAGTTGGGAAAACAAAACAAGGGAACTTTGCATTGCATGTTGCTGTGAAGACGCTTGAGTTATTTAAAGG GTATTTTGCTGTGCCATACGCCCTTCCAAAGTTGGATATGATTGCAATCCCTGATTTTGCTGCTGGGGCAATGGAGAATTATGGATTAGTTACATACCGTGAAACAGCCTTGCTTTATGATGATCAGCATTCTGCTGCTGCCAACAAGCAGAGG GTTGCTACTGTTGTGGCACACGAGCTAGCACACCAGTGGTTTGGCAATCTTGTAACAATGGAGTGGTGGACACATTTATGGCTAAACGAGGGTTTTGCTACATGG GTGAGCTATCTAGCTACTGATAGCTTGTTCCCAGATTGGAAAATATGGACCCAGTTTCTTGATGAATGTACGGAGGGTCTTAAGCTGGATGGCCTTGCAGAATCCCACCCAATTGAG GTGGACATAAATCATGCTTCTGAGATTGATGAAATTTTTGATGCAATAAGCTACAGAAAGGGCGCGTCTGTTATCCGGATGCTACAAAGCTATCTTGGTGCCGAGAGCTTTCAG AGGTCACTTGCTTCATACATAAAAAAGCATGCGTACTCAAATGCAAAGACAGAAGACTTATGGGCTGCTCTTGAGGAGGGATCTGGTGAACCTGTGAACAAGCTAATGAATTCATGGACGAGGCAGCAAGGATATCCAGTTGTATCTGTCAAACTCAAGGATCAGAAATTGGAATTTGAACAg TCACAATTCCTGTCAAGTGGTGCCCCTGGAGATGGACAATGGATTGTCCCAATAACCTTATGCTGCTGTTCATACGATGCACGCAAGAGTTTCTTATTGCAAACAAAGTCAGAAACTAAAGATGTCAAGGAACTCCTGGGTTCCTGCCAGGTGGGGAGTGGAAGTTCTTGGATTAAAGTTAATGTGGAACAGACAGGTTTCTATAGGGTTAAGTATGATGAGGAGCTCAGAGCTAGACTTGGATGTGCTATAGAGAAGAAGAACCTCACTGAAACAGACAGATTTG GCATTTTGGATGATTCATTTGCCCTTTGTATGGCTCGTCAGCAATCTTTGACCTCTTTGCTTACACTGATGGGTGCTTACAGAGAGGAACTTGAGTATATTGTGCTATCTAACttgattaat ATAAGTTCTAAAGTTGGAAGGATTGCAGCAGATGCAACCCCTGATCTAAAGGATGACATTAACCAATTTTTTATCAATCTTCTCCAGTTTTCTGCAGA GAAGCTTGGTTGGGACCCTAAGCAAGGCGAAAGCCATTTGGATGCAATGATAAGAGGAGAAGTTTTGACTGCCCTTGCTTATTTTCGACATGATCTGACACTGGATGAAGCAAGTAGGCGCTTTCATGCATTTTTAGAGGACAGAAATACGCCACTCCTCCCACCTGATATAAGAAAG GCAGCATATGTGGCTGTAATGCAGAGAGTCAGCACTTCAAACAGATCAGATTATGATTCTCTTCTACAGGTTTATAGAGAGACTGATCTAAGCCAGGAGAAAACGCGCATTCTGG GTTCAATAGCATCTTGTCCAGATCCAAACATAATTCTTGAAGCTCTCAACTTTTTGTTGACatcagag gttCGTAGTCAAGATGCTGTTTTTGGACTTGCTGTTAGCAAGGAAGGACGTGAAACAGCTTGGGCTTGGCTGAAG GATAAATGGGATCACATTTCAAAAACTTGGGGCTCAGGATTTTTATTAGCTCGCTTTGTCAACATGATTGTCTCACCG TTTGCTTCATTTGAGAAGGCCAAGGAGGTAGAGGAGTTCTTTGCAAGCCGCACGAAGCCTGCCATTTCTAGAACCTTGAAGCAGAGCATTGAGCGGGTGCACATCAATGCAAATTGGGTTCAAAGCATCCAGAAGGAGACAAACCTTGGCGAGGTGGTGAAAGAATTGGTTTTCAGGAAATACTAG
- the LOC118030756 gene encoding protein phosphatase 2C 50, translating to MEEMYPAVAVPFRVGNSACESPSIDTQMDITRILMADTASLLSDTVTKVPTAGDKDCNCGDLDNEVKDTAAPASKEDRGGRGAPLLDMISETERNWVVGDDGITRESEEEDSLSLEGDPILDGSCSFSVASETSSLCGEDLLSLETTSEVGTLSSVEIKKSIGGVDIAAKTADLGDSNVDTVVSDPPSVAGSVEEEAGDGSDAKTSSVVLQLTLERGTSGTVSRSVFEVDYVPLWGFTSVCGRRPEMEDAVATVPYLLKFPIQMLIGDRLLDGMSKYLPHQTAHFFGVYDGHGGSQVANYCHDRIHSALSEEIEFVKNGLSDGSIKDSCQEQWKNAFTNCFLKVDAEVGGKAGAEPVAPETVGSTAVVAIICSSHIIVANCGDSRAVLCRGKEPMALSVDHKPNREDEYARIEAAGGKVIQWNGHRVFGVLAMSRSIGDRYLKPWIIPEPEVMFIPRAKEDECLILASDGLWDVMSNEEACDLARKRILVWHKKNGVALSSSRSEGIDPAAQAAAEFLSNRALQKGSKDNITVIVVDLKAQRKFKTKT from the exons ATGGAGGAGATGTATCCGGCGGTTGCAGTGCCATTTAGAGTAGGTAATTCAGCCTGTGAAAGTCCATCCATAGATACCCAAATGGATATCACAAGAATTTTAATGGCAGACACGGCTAGCTTATTATCTGATACTGTAACTAAGGTTCCTACTGCTGGGGATAAGGATTGTAATTGTGGTGATTTAGACAATGAAGTTAAAGATACAGCGGCTCCAGCTTCAAAAGAGGACAGGGGAGGAAGAGGAGCCCCTTTGTTGGATATGATCTCTGAAACTGAAAGAAATTGGGTTGTTGGCGATGATGGGATAACACGGGAAAGTGAGGAAGAGGATTCTTTGTCGTTGGAGGGTGATCCAATTCTTGATGGTTCTTGTTCTTTTTCAGTGGCTAGTGAGACAAGTAGCTTATGTGGAGAGGATCTCTTGAGTTTGGAGACCACCTCTGAGGTAGGAACACTGAGTTCTGTAGAAATTAAAAAGAGCATTGGTGGTGTTGATATTGCTGCCAAGACAGCAGATTTGGGGGATTCAAACGTTGACACTGTTGTGAGCGATCCCCCTTCGGTGGCAGGAAGTGTTGAGGAAGAGGCTGGGGATGGATCTGATGCAAAGACATCTTCTGTGGTTCTTCAGTTGACTCTGGAAAGAGGGACCAGTGGAACAGTCTCAAGAAGTGTTTTTGAAGTGGACTATGTACCCCTTTGGGGATTTACATCTGTTTGTGGAAGGAGACCGGAGATGGAAGATGCAGTTGCTACTGTgccttatttattaaaatttcctATTCAAATGCTGATTGGCGACCGATTACTTGATGGAATGAGCAAGTATTTGCCTCACCAGACTGCTCATTTCTTTGGAGTTTATGATGGTCATGGAGGCTCGCAA GTGGCAAATTATTGTCATGATCGTATCCATTCGGCTTTGTCCGAGGAGATAGAATTTGTTAAGAATGGCCTGAGTGATGGAAGTATTAAGGATAGTTGCCAGGAGCAGTGGAAAAATGCTTTCACCAATTGTTTTCTCAAGGTTGATGCTGAAGTCGGAGGAAAGGCTGGTGCCGAACCAGTTGCCCCAGAAACTGTTGGTTCTACTGCTGTTGTGGCCATTATTTGTTCATCCCACATCATAGTAGCAAACTGTGGAGACTCACGAGCGGTTCTTTGTCGCGGGAAAGAACCAATGGCATTATCAGTGGATCATAAA CCAAACCGAGAAGATGAGTATGCAAGGATAGAAGCAGCTGGAGGCAAGGTCATACAGTGGAATGGGCATCGTGTCTTTGGTGTTCTAGCAATGTCAAGGTCCATTG GTGATAGATATTTGAAACCATGGATTATTCCAGAACCCGAAGTTATGTTTATTCCCAGGGCAAAAGAAGATGAATGTCTCATTCTGGCAAGTGATGGTTTGTGGGATGTCATGTCAAATGAAGAAGCATGTGATCTGGCACGCAAACGAATACTTGTCTGGCACAAGAAGAATGGCGTTGCGCTCTCCTCCTCAAGGAGCGAGGGAATTGATCCTGCAGCTCAAGCAGCAGCTGAGTTCCTCTCAAACCGTGCCCTTCAAAAAGGAAGCAAGGATAACATCACTGTAATCGTGGTGGATCTGAAAGCGCAAAGGAAGTTCAAAACCAAAACATGA
- the LOC118030758 gene encoding uncharacterized protein isoform X1 gives MEDIEEEVEEVLGSSLTMEKVAAAKQFIENHYRAQMKNIQERKERRWVLERKLASSDVPKEEQMNLIKDLERKETEFMRLKRHKICVDDFELLTIIGRGAFGEVRLCREKKSGNIYAMKKLKKSEMLKRGQVEHVRAERNLLAEVASHCIVKLYYSFQDAEYLYLIMEYLPGGDMMTLLIREDTLTENVAKFYIAQSILAIESIHKHNYIHRDIKPDNLLLDKNGHMKLSDFGLCKPLDCATLSVIHENKTIDDENMTEPMDIDGGIADADNKSSWRSPHEQLQHWQMNRRKLAFSTVGTPDYIAPEVLLKKGYGMECDWWSLGAILYEMLVGYPPFYSDDPITTCRKIVHWRNHLKFPEDARLSLEAKDLICRLLCDVEHRLGTGGANQIKAHPWFNDVAWDKLYEMEAAFKPEVNGELDTRNFMKFDESDPPAAARTSSGSRKMLLTPKDLSFVGYTYKNFDAVKGRHHFDPRGSMSPQRPSINSIFSDSGADYTTKQPAEGTEVEMLASSGDLMLP, from the exons ACGATGGGTGTTAGAAAGAAAGCTAGCTTCTTCTGACGTTCCCAAGGAGGAGCAGATGAACCTGATTAAAGACTTAGAAAGAAAAGAGACAGAGTTCATGCGACTTAAAAGGCACAAGATATGTGTTGATGATTTTGAGCTTTTGACCATCATTGGAAGGGGAGCCTTTGGTGAG GTTCGATTGTGTCGGGAGAAGAAATCTGGCAATATTTATGCCATGAAAAAGTTGAAGAAATCTGAAATGCTAAAGAGAGGACAG GTGGAACATGTTAGAGCTGAACGGAACTTGCTGGCAGAAGTTGCAAGCCACTGCATTGTCAAACTGTATTACTCATTTCAGGATGCTGAGTATCTATATCTGATTATGGAATATCTGCCCGGTGGTGATATGATGACTCTGCTGATAAGGGAGGATACCTTAACTGAAAATGTGGCTAAGTTTTACATTGCTCAAAGTATCCTTGCCATCGAGTCGATTCACAAACATAATTACATTCACAG AGATATTAAACCTGATAACCTTCTTCTGGACAAAAATGGCCACATGAAGCTATCAGATTTTGGCCTGTGTAAGCCTCTTGATTGTGCAACTTTATCCGTGAtccatgaaaataaaacaattgatgATGAAAATATGACTGAACCAATGGATATCGATGGAGGTATTGCCGATGCGGACAATAAAAGTAGTTGGAGAAGCCCCCATGAACAGCTTCAGCATTGGCAGATGAACAGAAGGAAGTTG GCATTTTCAACTGTGGGAACGCCAGATTACATTGCTCCTGAAGTTTTACTCAAGAAAGGCTATGGCATGGAGTGTGACTG GTGGTCACTAGGAGCAATACTGTATGAAATGCTTGTTGGCTACCCTCCTTTTTACTCAGATGATCCAATAACTACCTGCAGAAAG ATTGTTCATTGGAGAAATCACCTTAAATTTCCAGAAGATGCAAGGTTGTCACTTGAAGCAAAGGATCTCATTTGTAGGCTCTTGTGTGATGTTGAGCATAGACTAGGTACTGGGGGagcaaatcaaattaaa GCCCATCCTTGGTTCAATGATGTTGCATGGGATAAACTCTATGAGATGGAGGCAGCGTTTAAACCAGAAGTCAATGGAGAACTAGACACTCGGAACTTTATGAAGTTTGATGAA TCAGATCCTCCAGCAGCAGCAAGAACTAGCTCAGGCTCACGGAAG ATGCTTTTGACTCCCAAAGATCTAAGTTTCGTTGGCTATACATACAAGAATTTTGATGCTGTTAAAGGACGACATCATTTCG ATCCCAGAGGTAGTATGTCACCACAACGGCCATCCATCAATTCTATATTCA GTGATTCTGGGGCAGATTATACTACCAAACAGCCAGCCGAAGGAACAGAGGTGGAAATGCTTGCATCATCAGGCGATCTAATGTTACCATAA
- the LOC118030758 gene encoding uncharacterized protein isoform X2 has product MEDIEEEVEEVLGSSLTMEKVAAAKQFIENHYRAQMKNIQERKERRWVLERKLASSDVPKEEQMNLIKDLERKETEFMRLKRHKICVDDFELLTIIGRGAFGEVRLCREKKSGNIYAMKKLKKSEMLKRGQVEHVRAERNLLAEVASHCIVKLYYSFQDAEYLYLIMEYLPGGDMMTLLIREDTLTENVAKFYIAQSILAIESIHKHNYIHRDIKPDNLLLDKNGHMKLSDFGLCKPLDCATLSVIHENKTIDDENMTEPMDIDGGIADADNKSSWRSPHEQLQHWQMNRRKLAFSTVGTPDYIAPEVLLKKGYGMECDWWSLGAILYEMLVGYPPFYSDDPITTCRKIVHWRNHLKFPEDARLSLEAKDLICRLLCDVEHRLGTGGANQIKAHPWFNDVAWDKLYEMEAAFKPEVNGELDTRNFMKFDESDPPAAARTSSGSRKMLLTPKDLSFVGYTYKNFDAVKGRHHFGICNSNLYTHPCTPTYLGSLRIGVSFLSCCQCL; this is encoded by the exons ACGATGGGTGTTAGAAAGAAAGCTAGCTTCTTCTGACGTTCCCAAGGAGGAGCAGATGAACCTGATTAAAGACTTAGAAAGAAAAGAGACAGAGTTCATGCGACTTAAAAGGCACAAGATATGTGTTGATGATTTTGAGCTTTTGACCATCATTGGAAGGGGAGCCTTTGGTGAG GTTCGATTGTGTCGGGAGAAGAAATCTGGCAATATTTATGCCATGAAAAAGTTGAAGAAATCTGAAATGCTAAAGAGAGGACAG GTGGAACATGTTAGAGCTGAACGGAACTTGCTGGCAGAAGTTGCAAGCCACTGCATTGTCAAACTGTATTACTCATTTCAGGATGCTGAGTATCTATATCTGATTATGGAATATCTGCCCGGTGGTGATATGATGACTCTGCTGATAAGGGAGGATACCTTAACTGAAAATGTGGCTAAGTTTTACATTGCTCAAAGTATCCTTGCCATCGAGTCGATTCACAAACATAATTACATTCACAG AGATATTAAACCTGATAACCTTCTTCTGGACAAAAATGGCCACATGAAGCTATCAGATTTTGGCCTGTGTAAGCCTCTTGATTGTGCAACTTTATCCGTGAtccatgaaaataaaacaattgatgATGAAAATATGACTGAACCAATGGATATCGATGGAGGTATTGCCGATGCGGACAATAAAAGTAGTTGGAGAAGCCCCCATGAACAGCTTCAGCATTGGCAGATGAACAGAAGGAAGTTG GCATTTTCAACTGTGGGAACGCCAGATTACATTGCTCCTGAAGTTTTACTCAAGAAAGGCTATGGCATGGAGTGTGACTG GTGGTCACTAGGAGCAATACTGTATGAAATGCTTGTTGGCTACCCTCCTTTTTACTCAGATGATCCAATAACTACCTGCAGAAAG ATTGTTCATTGGAGAAATCACCTTAAATTTCCAGAAGATGCAAGGTTGTCACTTGAAGCAAAGGATCTCATTTGTAGGCTCTTGTGTGATGTTGAGCATAGACTAGGTACTGGGGGagcaaatcaaattaaa GCCCATCCTTGGTTCAATGATGTTGCATGGGATAAACTCTATGAGATGGAGGCAGCGTTTAAACCAGAAGTCAATGGAGAACTAGACACTCGGAACTTTATGAAGTTTGATGAA TCAGATCCTCCAGCAGCAGCAAGAACTAGCTCAGGCTCACGGAAG ATGCTTTTGACTCCCAAAGATCTAAGTTTCGTTGGCTATACATACAAGAATTTTGATGCTGTTAAAGGACGACATCATTTCG GCATATGCAACAGTAACTTGTACACACATCCATGTACGCCCACTTATCTGGGATCATTGAGGATAGGAGTATCCTTTTTATCATGTTGCCAGTGTCTCTGA